The Mucilaginibacter yixingensis genome window below encodes:
- a CDS encoding pectinesterase family protein, protein MKHFIALLAACTIAVGSFAQSKKVTVAADGSGDVKTVQAALDLVPMNNKAPFNIYIKNGTYHEKLRLDSGKNFVHMVGQSKEGVILTYEDHPGMTNAQGRPVNTQNSESFLIAGDDFTAEKITFRNDAGFSAGQAVAVQSRGDRMVFSDCQFIGNQDILFLNSERSRQYFTHCYIEGTTDFIFGAATAWFEQCHIESKKNSHVTAASTPQSHPFGYVFNECKLTAKDTSLHRVSLGRPWRPYACVAYLHCEIGAHIMPEGFANWNNTESYKTARYSEYKDYGPGANPEGRVKWAHQLTDEEAKTYTVKNVLAGKDNWNPLKQIK, encoded by the coding sequence ATGAAGCATTTTATAGCCCTTTTAGCTGCCTGTACCATAGCCGTTGGCAGCTTTGCCCAAAGCAAAAAAGTTACCGTAGCTGCTGATGGCAGCGGCGATGTGAAAACCGTTCAGGCAGCATTAGATCTGGTACCCATGAACAATAAAGCACCGTTTAATATCTACATTAAAAATGGCACCTATCATGAGAAACTGCGCCTGGACAGCGGTAAAAATTTTGTGCACATGGTGGGGCAATCTAAAGAAGGCGTGATACTGACGTATGAGGATCATCCCGGAATGACCAATGCCCAGGGCAGACCTGTTAATACCCAAAACTCAGAAAGCTTTTTAATTGCCGGGGATGACTTCACGGCCGAGAAGATCACTTTCCGTAACGATGCCGGTTTTTCTGCCGGGCAGGCCGTAGCTGTTCAGAGCCGCGGCGACCGGATGGTTTTCAGCGATTGCCAGTTTATAGGTAACCAGGATATCCTTTTCCTGAATAGCGAGCGCAGCAGGCAATATTTTACCCATTGCTACATTGAAGGTACTACCGATTTTATTTTTGGCGCAGCCACGGCATGGTTTGAGCAATGCCATATCGAGAGTAAAAAGAACTCGCACGTTACTGCGGCATCAACACCGCAGAGCCATCCTTTTGGCTATGTGTTTAACGAGTGTAAGCTGACTGCAAAAGACACTTCATTGCATAGGGTGTCATTGGGTCGCCCATGGCGCCCTTATGCCTGCGTGGCTTATCTGCATTGCGAAATTGGTGCCCACATTATGCCCGAAGGCTTTGCCAACTGGAACAATACCGAAAGCTATAAAACAGCACGATACAGCGAGTACAAAGATTACGGTCCGGGCGCTAATCCCGAAGGCCGCGTAAAATGGGCGCACCAATTAACCGATGAGGAAGCCAAGACTTACACTGTAAAAAATGTATTGGCAGGAAAAGATAACTGGAACCCGCTTAAGCAAATTAAATAA
- a CDS encoding acetylxylan esterase: MKKRVTLWRLITVGCLSLNISQAQTPKPRIVIDRQRAMQMNHEYTSEGAPAKVDKKPAPVIVFAFDKKDAIYKTGENVHFLISIKNADSTAFNGKCQFRLTDEDSKTIKEGDLSVVAGKTEYLTTTTTPGFIRLYITAEQNGYSDTNYATAAFDPEKINASQTFPSDFMAFWKKEKAGLDAIPMNLNRVEFDGPDPNFKYEYIDFQNVEGKRFYFVMTQPKKPGKYIVSMRIPGAGVYKRHVHISTAPNTISIELSVHDFPINQPIESYEKVIPNYFRMINGRKQRYEMFDIQDREKYYYRSVILGLWRTLDIACAEPNADVNKLMVAGGSQGGGLTLAIAGLDQRIKYIEVQCPVLCDHTAAIRQPGREAGWPRVLDAVEKPEYLQDAIKVSAYYDNCNFARFIKAPVFLAQGFNDKTVPPSGTYAMFKLITSPKEMYVEPFSAHGFTPGAVKQIAIRSAEFRKKYFVETNKRDSWREGGDGEK; the protein is encoded by the coding sequence ATGAAAAAGCGAGTGACTCTTTGGAGATTAATAACAGTCGGCTGTTTAAGTTTAAACATCAGTCAGGCGCAAACACCCAAGCCCAGAATTGTGATAGATCGGCAGCGTGCCATGCAAATGAACCACGAATACACAAGTGAAGGTGCGCCTGCAAAGGTTGATAAAAAGCCCGCTCCCGTAATTGTATTTGCCTTTGATAAAAAAGACGCTATTTATAAAACTGGGGAAAACGTTCACTTTTTGATCTCCATAAAAAACGCAGATAGTACGGCTTTTAACGGAAAATGCCAGTTTCGATTAACCGATGAAGATTCAAAAACTATTAAGGAGGGTGATTTATCCGTTGTTGCCGGTAAAACTGAATATCTGACGACAACTACCACGCCCGGTTTCATCAGACTATACATCACCGCTGAGCAGAATGGTTATAGCGATACCAATTATGCTACCGCGGCATTTGATCCCGAAAAGATCAATGCGAGCCAAACCTTTCCGTCAGACTTTATGGCATTTTGGAAGAAGGAGAAGGCGGGCCTTGATGCTATCCCAATGAATTTGAATCGCGTTGAGTTTGACGGACCAGATCCCAATTTTAAATATGAGTACATCGATTTTCAGAATGTCGAAGGCAAGCGGTTCTATTTCGTGATGACCCAGCCCAAAAAGCCCGGAAAATATATTGTGAGTATGCGCATTCCGGGGGCTGGTGTTTATAAAAGGCATGTGCATATCAGTACGGCGCCTAATACCATATCCATCGAATTGAGCGTGCATGATTTCCCGATCAATCAGCCGATAGAGAGCTATGAAAAAGTTATCCCGAATTATTTCAGAATGATCAATGGGCGTAAGCAACGCTATGAAATGTTTGATATCCAGGACCGCGAGAAATACTACTACAGATCGGTTATCCTTGGCCTGTGGCGCACCCTTGACATTGCCTGCGCAGAACCCAATGCAGATGTCAATAAACTGATGGTCGCCGGTGGCAGCCAGGGCGGGGGCCTGACGCTGGCTATTGCAGGCCTTGACCAGCGCATCAAATACATCGAAGTACAATGCCCTGTATTGTGCGATCATACCGCCGCCATCCGCCAGCCCGGCAGAGAAGCCGGATGGCCAAGGGTATTAGACGCAGTAGAAAAGCCTGAATATTTGCAGGATGCCATCAAGGTATCAGCGTACTATGATAACTGTAACTTCGCCCGGTTTATAAAAGCACCGGTTTTTCTGGCACAAGGCTTTAACGACAAAACCGTACCACCAAGTGGCACTTACGCCATGTTTAAACTTATTACCTCGCCCAAAGAAATGTATGTAGAGCCGTTCTCTGCTCATGGTTTTACCCCCGGAGCAGTTAAACAAATTGCCATCCGTTCGGCCGAGTTCAGAAAGAAATATTTTGTTGAAACCAACAAACGTGACTCCTGGCGCGAGGGCGGAGATGGTGAGAAATAG
- a CDS encoding glycoside hydrolase family 28 protein, giving the protein MKMNKYTRAAFLLGLCLAAGKMQAQTPAHTIDYYIAHAPFKMPAITAPTFAGKVFNIKDYGAVGDGQTLNTSAFEKAISACNAAGGGTVLIPSGLWLTGPIELKSNVNLHAERGALITFSTDHSIYPIVEGKTKTLLSGNKLENVAVTGDGVFDGGGDTWRPLKKTKASPSLWADMQKHGHVVSKDGSMLWPTQEAMDGEAYLKTLKGKANLTPQDYLPARDFLRPTMVSITNSKNVLFDGPTFKNSPQFALNPKNCTDMIIRNVTIFNEYWAQNGDAIDLSSCKNAIVFNCTVHAGDDGICMKSSGTPKDGEAALKNIIIADCVVYHAHGGFVVGSNTDGGMQNVYVTNCNYVNTDVGIRIKSSRGRGGLVHDIYIDNIYMHNILNEAVLFSTYYEDDGPGGDSGKTFEVNAKTPRFQDFHISNVYCSGAHNAISIVGLPEMPVSKLYFENMIISADKPVDMSQAADISLKNVKVLSPEKTLFSLNNTSNLKIDHMEFGDNIHTFISLKGEKSSGISVANTRMEGISAPVEAGDGAKKDGVVIK; this is encoded by the coding sequence ATGAAGATGAATAAATACACCCGTGCTGCATTTTTGCTGGGCCTTTGCCTGGCCGCCGGTAAAATGCAGGCGCAAACGCCCGCACATACGATAGACTATTACATAGCGCACGCGCCTTTCAAGATGCCTGCCATCACCGCACCAACGTTTGCCGGTAAGGTGTTTAATATTAAAGACTACGGCGCCGTTGGCGATGGGCAGACGCTCAATACATCAGCTTTTGAAAAAGCCATCAGCGCTTGTAATGCGGCTGGCGGCGGCACGGTGCTCATCCCCTCAGGTTTGTGGCTTACCGGACCAATCGAGCTGAAAAGCAATGTGAATCTGCATGCCGAACGTGGCGCGCTCATCACCTTCAGCACAGACCATTCGATCTACCCCATCGTTGAGGGCAAAACCAAAACACTGCTGAGTGGCAACAAACTGGAAAACGTAGCCGTGACCGGCGATGGTGTATTTGACGGCGGCGGCGATACCTGGCGACCGCTCAAAAAAACAAAAGCATCGCCCTCGCTTTGGGCTGACATGCAGAAGCATGGCCATGTGGTAAGTAAAGACGGTAGCATGCTTTGGCCTACCCAGGAAGCTATGGACGGCGAAGCCTACCTGAAAACACTGAAAGGCAAAGCCAACCTGACCCCGCAGGACTATCTGCCCGCCCGCGATTTCCTGCGCCCAACTATGGTATCTATCACTAATAGTAAAAACGTATTGTTTGACGGACCGACGTTCAAGAACTCACCGCAATTTGCGCTGAACCCTAAGAACTGTACCGATATGATTATTCGCAATGTGACCATCTTTAACGAATACTGGGCACAGAATGGCGACGCGATAGATCTATCGAGTTGTAAAAATGCCATAGTGTTTAACTGTACCGTACACGCCGGCGATGATGGCATCTGCATGAAATCAAGCGGAACGCCTAAAGACGGCGAAGCTGCACTGAAAAATATCATCATTGCCGATTGTGTGGTGTACCACGCTCACGGTGGCTTTGTGGTAGGCAGCAATACCGACGGCGGCATGCAAAATGTTTATGTAACCAACTGTAATTATGTTAATACTGATGTAGGCATCCGTATTAAAAGTTCAAGAGGCAGAGGCGGATTGGTGCACGATATTTATATCGATAACATCTACATGCACAACATCTTGAACGAGGCTGTGCTCTTTAGTACTTATTACGAAGATGACGGCCCTGGTGGCGATAGCGGCAAAACTTTTGAGGTGAACGCCAAGACCCCGCGTTTTCAGGATTTTCATATCAGCAACGTGTACTGTAGCGGCGCCCACAACGCTATCTCTATTGTTGGCCTGCCAGAAATGCCGGTAAGCAAGCTGTATTTTGAAAACATGATTATCTCGGCAGATAAGCCGGTTGATATGTCGCAGGCCGCAGATATCAGTCTTAAGAATGTGAAAGTTTTATCTCCCGAAAAAACATTGTTCAGCCTGAATAATACTTCAAACCTCAAGATAGATCACATGGAGTTTGGCGATAACATCCACACATTTATCAGTCTGAAAGGAGAGAAGAGCAGTGGTATAAGCGTGGCCAATACCCGAATGGAAGGGATAAGCGCACCGGTTGAAGCCGGCGACGGCGCCAAGAAAGATGGTGTGGTGATTAAATAG